Proteins encoded in a region of the Streptomyces sp. V4I8 genome:
- a CDS encoding transposase family protein, translating into MRAAGAGRKQKLAFTDRLLVTLVYLRHQLPHAALAQLYEVDRSTVSAAIREVRPLLAARGFAVPDRPGVRLRTLEDVFAYAAAEGVDLRIDGTEVQVRRPRAGRPGRKAFVSGKKKQNTIKTTTFSDHQGRTLFSGVIRPGRMHDQTAVRTEGIAEQFHQHPMGRRQLIEAGGLLGCGRVWWGRMAALVQPAVGRAVTPVMWSQTVKRVVISARYAGAVIR; encoded by the coding sequence ATGCGGGCGGCAGGTGCCGGCCGCAAGCAGAAACTGGCCTTCACCGACCGGCTGCTGGTCACACTGGTCTACCTGCGTCACCAGCTGCCGCATGCCGCACTTGCCCAGCTGTACGAGGTGGACCGCTCCACCGTCTCGGCCGCGATCCGCGAGGTCCGCCCGCTCCTGGCGGCCCGTGGCTTCGCCGTCCCCGACCGCCCGGGGGTGCGGCTGCGTACCCTGGAGGACGTCTTCGCTTACGCCGCCGCGGAGGGCGTGGACCTGCGCATCGACGGAACCGAGGTACAAGTCCGCCGCCCGCGTGCGGGACGCCCTGGCCGCAAGGCGTTCGTCTCCGGCAAGAAGAAGCAGAACACCATCAAGACCACCACCTTCAGCGACCACCAGGGCCGTACCCTCTTCTCCGGCGTCATCCGGCCCGGCCGCATGCACGACCAGACCGCCGTGCGCACCGAGGGAATCGCCGAGCAGTTCCACCAGCACCCGATGGGGCGTCGTCAACTTATCGAGGCTGGTGGGTTGTTGGGGTGTGGCAGGGTGTGGTGGGGCCGGATGGCAGCCTTGGTTCAGCCTGCCGTGGGCAGGGCAGTGACGCCGGTGATGTGGTCCCAGACGGTGAAGCGGGTGGTCATCTCTGCCCGGTATGCGGGTGCGGTCATCAGGTGA